Proteins from one Streptomyces caniferus genomic window:
- the rfbD gene encoding dTDP-4-dehydrorhamnose reductase produces MSVPWLVTGASGLLGHDLVAQLRRDGEDVLAPGRDALDITDTGAVRRMIAAHRPAVLVNCAAWSAVDDAEAHEREALLINAEGPARLAAACRDTGTRLLHLSTDYVFPGDGTRPYREHDPTGPCNAYGRTKLAGERAVLSTAPEHGHIVRTAWLYGAGRPNFVRTLVRAARTGDTLDVICDQSGQPTWTADLADLLVRLGRAAVAGSLTTRLHHATSAGETTWYGLAREVFRLLGADPRRIRPVPAGALCRPAPRPAYGVLSHEGWAPGPLTPIRDWRAALAAALPDLVRAESTREMST; encoded by the coding sequence GTGAGCGTGCCCTGGCTGGTGACCGGCGCCTCGGGACTGCTGGGCCACGACCTCGTGGCCCAGCTGCGCCGGGACGGTGAGGACGTGCTCGCGCCCGGCCGCGACGCGCTCGACATCACCGACACCGGGGCGGTGCGGCGAATGATCGCCGCCCACCGCCCCGCGGTACTGGTCAACTGTGCCGCCTGGTCCGCGGTCGACGACGCGGAGGCACACGAGCGGGAGGCACTCCTCATCAACGCGGAGGGCCCCGCCCGCCTCGCGGCGGCCTGCCGCGACACCGGCACCCGGCTGCTGCACCTGTCGACCGACTACGTCTTTCCCGGTGACGGCACCCGCCCCTACCGGGAACACGACCCGACCGGGCCGTGCAACGCCTACGGCCGCACCAAGCTGGCCGGCGAACGCGCCGTCCTGTCCACCGCCCCGGAGCACGGCCACATCGTGCGCACCGCATGGCTCTACGGCGCGGGGCGGCCGAACTTCGTACGGACCCTCGTCCGGGCCGCGCGCACCGGCGACACCCTCGACGTGATCTGCGATCAGAGTGGCCAGCCCACCTGGACCGCCGACCTCGCCGACCTGCTGGTGCGGCTCGGCAGGGCGGCCGTGGCGGGCAGCCTCACCACCCGCCTCCACCACGCCACGAGCGCGGGGGAGACCACCTGGTACGGACTGGCCCGCGAGGTCTTCCGGCTGCTCGGCGCCGACCCCCGCCGGATCCGGCCGGTCCCGGCGGGTGCCCTGTGCCGGCCCGCCCCGCGCCCCGCGTACGGCGTGCTGAGCCACGAGGGTTGGGCGCCCGGCCCGCTCACACCCATCCGCGACTGGCGTGCCGCACTCGCCGCGGCGCTGCCCGACCTGGTGCGCGCCGAATCGACACGGGAGATGAGCACATGA
- a CDS encoding Gfo/Idh/MocA family protein, with the protein MRIGVLGAASIAWRRVLPAMAACPDIDVVAVAARDMGRARRFADRFGCAAVAGYQPLLERADIDAVYVPLPAALHHAWAARALRAGKHVLVEKPMAGSAEEARELVTLATRAGLVLRENFMFLHHPRHDAVESLLRSGRIGELRSLHAAFCIPPLPAEDIRYVPELGGGALLDAGVYPLRTAMRFLGRGLRVAGATLRTRAADGLDLSGQVLLAADSGVQASLEFGFEHAYAARYALWGSRARLTTEHAFSPAADQRPALLLEEQGGTERIDLPAADQYLRCVADFASAVRTEGASDGPDEACRRADAVTTLELADRIRACAVRVEVAG; encoded by the coding sequence GTGCGGATCGGGGTCCTGGGCGCGGCCTCGATCGCCTGGCGCCGGGTCCTGCCCGCGATGGCGGCCTGCCCCGACATCGACGTGGTGGCCGTGGCCGCCCGCGACATGGGGCGGGCCCGGCGGTTCGCCGACCGCTTCGGATGCGCGGCCGTGGCCGGCTACCAGCCCCTGCTGGAGCGTGCCGACATCGACGCCGTGTATGTGCCGCTGCCCGCCGCCCTGCACCACGCATGGGCGGCGCGGGCGCTGCGGGCGGGCAAGCACGTCCTGGTGGAGAAGCCGATGGCGGGCAGCGCCGAGGAGGCCCGGGAGCTGGTGACGCTCGCCACGCGGGCCGGCCTGGTGCTCCGGGAGAACTTCATGTTCCTCCACCACCCCCGGCACGACGCGGTGGAGTCCCTGCTGCGCTCCGGCCGGATCGGTGAACTGCGGTCCCTGCACGCCGCGTTCTGCATTCCGCCGCTGCCGGCGGAGGACATCCGCTACGTTCCGGAGCTGGGCGGCGGCGCGCTGCTGGACGCGGGGGTGTACCCGCTGCGGACGGCGATGCGGTTCCTCGGTCGCGGCCTGCGGGTGGCCGGGGCGACGCTGCGGACCAGGGCCGCCGACGGACTCGACCTGTCCGGGCAGGTGCTGCTCGCCGCCGACTCGGGCGTGCAGGCGTCCCTGGAGTTCGGCTTCGAACACGCCTATGCGGCGCGGTACGCGCTGTGGGGCAGCCGGGCACGCCTCACCACGGAGCACGCCTTCAGCCCGGCGGCCGACCAGCGGCCCGCGCTGCTGCTGGAGGAGCAGGGCGGCACGGAGCGGATCGACCTGCCGGCCGCCGACCAGTACCTGCGGTGCGTGGCGGACTTCGCCTCCGCGGTCCGCACCGAGGGTGCGTCGGACGGACCGGACGAGGCGTGCCGGCGTGCGGACGCCGTCACCACACTGGAGCTGGCCGACCGGATCCGTGCGTGCGCGGTGCGCGTCGAGGTCGCCGGCTGA
- the rfbB gene encoding dTDP-glucose 4,6-dehydratase gives MTTQILVTGGAGFIGSHYVRTLLGPQGPGDVRVTVLDGLTYAGNPANLDPVRDHPAFRFVHGDIRDAPLVNDLVGRHDQVVHFAAESHVDRSIESAAAFVGTNVTGTQTLLDAALRTGASTFVHISTDEVYGSVPVGSSTEQAPLDPNSPYAASKASSDLLALSYHRTHGLDVRVTRCSNNYGHHHFPEKLIPRFITSLLDGGTVPLYGDGLNIRDWLHIDDHVAGIDLVRTGGVPGRVYNIGGGTELTNKALTGLLLDACGADWDRVEHVADRKGHDRRYSVDWSRIRDELGYRPRKDFATGLDETVRWYREHRTWWEPLLPRAAR, from the coding sequence ATGACCACCCAGATCCTCGTCACCGGTGGCGCCGGTTTCATCGGCTCCCACTACGTGCGCACCCTGCTCGGCCCGCAGGGGCCCGGCGACGTCCGGGTCACGGTGCTCGACGGCCTGACCTACGCCGGGAACCCCGCGAACCTCGACCCCGTCAGGGACCACCCGGCGTTCCGCTTCGTCCACGGTGACATCCGCGACGCCCCCCTCGTGAACGACCTCGTCGGACGGCACGACCAGGTGGTGCACTTCGCGGCGGAGTCGCATGTGGACCGCTCCATCGAGAGCGCCGCCGCCTTCGTCGGGACGAACGTCACCGGCACCCAGACCCTGCTCGATGCCGCGCTGCGCACCGGTGCGAGCACCTTCGTGCACATCTCCACCGACGAGGTCTACGGCTCCGTACCCGTCGGGAGCTCCACGGAGCAGGCGCCGCTGGACCCCAACTCCCCCTACGCGGCCTCCAAGGCGTCGAGCGATCTGCTCGCCCTGTCGTACCACCGCACGCACGGCCTCGACGTACGCGTGACGCGGTGTTCCAACAACTACGGCCACCACCACTTCCCCGAGAAGCTCATTCCCCGCTTCATCACCTCCCTGCTCGACGGGGGCACCGTGCCGCTGTACGGGGACGGCCTCAACATCCGGGACTGGCTGCACATCGACGACCATGTGGCCGGCATCGACCTGGTGCGCACCGGCGGTGTGCCCGGCCGGGTCTACAACATCGGCGGCGGCACCGAACTGACCAACAAGGCGCTCACCGGCCTGCTGCTCGACGCCTGCGGCGCGGACTGGGACCGGGTGGAGCACGTCGCGGACCGCAAGGGCCACGACCGCCGCTACTCGGTCGACTGGAGCCGGATCCGCGACGAACTCGGCTACCGCCCGCGGAAGGACTTCGCCACCGGCCTCGACGAGACCGTCCGCTGGTACCGCGAGCACCGGACTTGGTGGGAGCCGCTGCTGCCCCGAGCGGCCCGGTGA
- a CDS encoding NDP-hexose 2,3-dehydratase family protein: MAHTTAVSPPLRSGTGRPVRLAESAACTDGLRMTTAAFFDWLAARQLIHAQQVERIRFDEMTQWHADPDTGDLRHRSGRFFSVQGLRVRSDFGPVAAWSQPIINQPECGILGIAIREFDGVPHLLMQAKSEPGNINGVQLSPTVQATRSNYTRVHGGSSVPYLDLFRSPEPDRVLADVLQSEQGSWFYRKRNRNMVVEAGPEVEAGEDFCWLTLGQLHTLMRHEDLINMDARTVLSCLPDWHTGADAPSADPGRGAALHTDREIRSWLTGRRAEHQISAERLPLTHVPEWHWSPEALSHESGRYFSIVAVHVGSRSREVPAWSQPLLRPHGDGVAALLVQRIGGVPHALMRARVEPGFADGVELGPTVQCTPENYAHLPAAARPPYLDLVLGGRAERTRFDTVLSEEGGRFHHARSRYLIIEVDSGDRVEEGAEFRWVSERQLDELLRYSGHLNVQARTLVAALRALR, from the coding sequence ATGGCGCACACCACCGCGGTGAGCCCGCCGCTCCGTTCCGGTACCGGCCGCCCGGTCCGACTGGCGGAGTCCGCGGCGTGCACCGACGGGCTGCGGATGACCACGGCCGCGTTCTTCGACTGGCTCGCCGCACGGCAGCTCATCCATGCCCAGCAGGTCGAGCGCATCCGCTTCGACGAGATGACGCAGTGGCATGCCGACCCGGACACCGGGGACCTGCGGCACCGGAGCGGACGGTTCTTCTCCGTCCAGGGGCTGCGGGTCCGCTCCGACTTCGGCCCGGTGGCCGCCTGGTCCCAGCCGATCATCAACCAGCCGGAGTGCGGGATACTCGGCATCGCGATCCGCGAGTTCGACGGGGTGCCGCACCTGCTGATGCAGGCGAAGTCCGAGCCGGGGAACATCAACGGGGTGCAGCTCTCCCCCACGGTGCAGGCCACCCGCAGCAACTACACCCGGGTGCACGGAGGTTCGTCGGTGCCGTACCTCGACCTGTTCCGGTCGCCGGAGCCGGACCGGGTGCTGGCGGACGTCCTGCAGTCCGAGCAGGGCTCCTGGTTCTACCGCAAGCGCAATCGCAACATGGTGGTCGAGGCGGGACCGGAGGTGGAGGCCGGCGAGGACTTCTGCTGGCTGACCCTGGGGCAGCTGCATACGCTGATGCGCCACGAGGACCTGATCAACATGGACGCGCGGACGGTGCTGTCCTGTCTGCCCGACTGGCACACCGGCGCCGACGCGCCCTCCGCGGACCCCGGCCGCGGCGCCGCCCTGCACACCGACCGCGAGATCCGCAGCTGGCTCACCGGGCGCCGGGCCGAGCACCAGATCAGCGCCGAGCGGCTGCCGCTGACCCACGTGCCGGAATGGCACTGGTCGCCCGAGGCGCTCTCCCACGAGAGCGGCCGGTACTTCAGCATCGTGGCGGTGCACGTCGGCTCCCGCAGCCGCGAGGTGCCCGCCTGGTCCCAGCCGCTGCTGCGGCCGCACGGGGACGGGGTGGCGGCGCTGCTGGTGCAGCGGATCGGCGGGGTGCCGCACGCCCTGATGCGGGCGCGGGTGGAGCCGGGCTTCGCGGACGGCGTCGAACTGGGACCGACCGTGCAGTGCACACCGGAGAACTACGCGCATCTGCCGGCCGCGGCCCGGCCCCCGTACCTGGACCTGGTGCTCGGCGGGCGCGCGGAGCGGACCCGCTTCGACACCGTCCTCTCCGAGGAGGGCGGCCGCTTCCACCACGCCCGCAGCCGGTACCTGATCATCGAGGTGGACTCCGGTGACCGGGTCGAGGAGGGTGCGGAGTTCCGCTGGGTGTCGGAGCGTCAGCTCGATGAGCTGCTGCGCTACAGCGGTCATCTGAACGTCCAGGCCAGGACGCTGGTCGCGGCCCTGCGGGCGCTGCGATGA
- the rfbC gene encoding dTDP-4-dehydrorhamnose 3,5-epimerase produces MRPLGIGPSWVVEPAVFEDARGDFHEWYRGEEFRETVGHALRLVQANCSVSRRGTLRGIHFAEVPPGQAKYLQCVRGAVLDVVVDVRVGSPTFGQWEAVRLDDQNRHALYVGEGLGHSFMALTDHATVNYLCSEGYAPEREHGISPFDPALGIAWPAGIEPLTSPKDTTAPTLAEAERLGLLPSYAECTAYYDARRT; encoded by the coding sequence ATGCGCCCCCTGGGCATCGGCCCGAGCTGGGTCGTCGAGCCGGCCGTCTTCGAGGACGCCCGCGGCGACTTCCACGAGTGGTACCGCGGCGAGGAGTTCCGGGAGACCGTCGGTCACGCCCTCCGGCTGGTGCAGGCCAACTGCTCCGTGTCCCGCCGCGGCACCCTGCGCGGCATCCACTTCGCCGAGGTGCCACCGGGACAAGCCAAGTACCTCCAGTGCGTACGCGGCGCGGTGCTCGACGTCGTGGTGGACGTCCGGGTGGGATCGCCGACCTTCGGGCAGTGGGAGGCGGTGCGCCTCGACGACCAGAACCGCCATGCGCTGTACGTCGGCGAGGGCCTGGGGCACTCCTTCATGGCCCTCACCGACCACGCGACGGTGAACTACCTCTGCTCCGAGGGGTACGCCCCCGAGCGCGAGCACGGCATCTCCCCGTTCGACCCGGCGCTCGGCATCGCCTGGCCGGCCGGCATCGAACCGCTGACCTCGCCGAAGGACACCACCGCGCCCACGCTGGCCGAGGCCGAACGGCTGGGACTGCTGCCGTCGTACGCCGAGTGCACCGCCTACTACGATGCCCGGCGCACCTGA
- a CDS encoding glucose-1-phosphate thymidylyltransferase has translation MKALVLAGGTGSRLRPITHTSAKQLLPVANKPVLFYVLDSLAEAGITDIGIVVGDTADEIRAAVESGGYADRLDLTYIAQTAPLGLAHAVRIARDFLGDDDFVMYLGDNFIVGGITEQVEEFRADRPDARILLTRVPDPTAFGVAELDQDGRLVGLEEKPRKPKSDLALVGVYLFTPAVHEAVRAIEPSDRGELEITHAIQWLIDRNLDVRSATISGYWKDTGNVDDMLEVNRTVLETVEPMVAGDVDESTTIIGRVRIAPGAVVRRSRIVGPAVIGSGVEITGSYVGPFTSVSDGCRIEDSEIEYSIVLPGSSITGVRRVEASLIGRNVEVTPAPRAPAAHRLVLGDHSKVQISS, from the coding sequence ATGAAAGCCCTTGTCCTCGCCGGAGGCACCGGCAGCAGACTACGGCCGATCACCCACACCTCGGCCAAGCAGCTGCTGCCCGTCGCCAACAAACCGGTGCTCTTCTACGTCCTCGACTCCCTCGCCGAGGCCGGCATCACCGACATCGGCATCGTCGTCGGGGACACCGCCGACGAGATCCGCGCCGCCGTGGAGAGCGGCGGCTACGCGGACCGGCTGGACCTCACCTACATCGCCCAGACCGCACCGCTGGGCCTGGCCCACGCGGTGCGGATCGCCCGCGACTTCCTCGGCGACGACGACTTCGTGATGTACCTCGGCGACAACTTCATCGTCGGCGGCATCACCGAGCAGGTCGAAGAGTTCCGGGCCGACCGCCCCGACGCCCGGATCCTGCTGACCCGGGTGCCCGATCCCACCGCCTTCGGGGTGGCCGAACTCGACCAGGACGGGCGCCTGGTGGGCCTGGAGGAGAAGCCGCGGAAGCCCAAGAGCGATCTCGCGCTCGTCGGCGTCTACCTCTTCACCCCGGCCGTCCACGAAGCCGTCCGCGCCATCGAACCCTCGGACCGCGGCGAACTGGAGATCACCCACGCCATCCAGTGGCTGATCGACCGCAACCTCGACGTACGGTCCGCGACGATCTCCGGCTACTGGAAGGACACCGGCAACGTCGACGACATGCTGGAGGTCAACCGCACCGTCCTGGAGACCGTCGAACCGATGGTCGCGGGCGACGTCGACGAGAGCACCACCATCATCGGACGGGTGCGGATCGCGCCCGGCGCCGTGGTCCGCCGCTCCCGCATCGTCGGCCCGGCGGTCATCGGCTCCGGTGTGGAGATCACCGGCTCCTACGTCGGCCCGTTCACCTCGGTCTCCGACGGCTGCCGCATCGAGGACAGCGAGATCGAATACTCCATCGTGCTGCCCGGCTCGTCGATCACCGGCGTCCGGCGGGTCGAGGCCTCCCTGATCGGCCGCAATGTCGAAGTCACCCCCGCCCCCCGCGCCCCCGCGGCGCACCGGCTCGTCCTGGGCGACCACAGCAAGGTGCAGATCTCCTCATGA